The DNA region ACGTTGAACAGAAACGAGAATACAAGAATGCTCATCGAAATCACCTCCCCCGCTATTTTGCCATTAGGCATCGTTCACGCCGAGGGCCGACCCGGCCTGCTCGGCCTTACCCTGCAACATCCGCCAGTTCAATTGTTCGCCCAATCATTTGACGGCCTCAAGATCACCGGCGCGCGGGCGGACGAGGCCCGCAAGCACGCTGAGCGTTTTTATGCTCATCACAAACTTGAGCCGCACGCTGAGGTGGAAATTGAGTTGGCGATCCCGAACTTTGTCGGCCTCGGCTCCAGCGCCATGCTGGGCCTGAGCCTGGCTCAGGCGCTGGCCTGGATTCACAAGCTGAACTTTGAAGACAAGGCCGGGCTGGCGCAACTCGTCGGACTGGAAAGGCGGCACGCGCTCGAAGCCCGCGCTTTCGAGCAGGGCGGCTTGTTACTGGTGGCCGAAAATGGCGATGTGATTCGTCGCGGCGTGATTCAACATTCCAATGAACAGGCCTGGGCATTTGTCTTCGTCTTCCCCAAAACGCCGCCGGGCACGCAACCGGCGCTGGAAGCCGAACGCTTGCAGGCGCTTTGGGAGGTCGGGCAACACCTGAACGCAAACGCAACCCTCAATGCCAGTCTGTGGTCAGCGGTTGAGCGTGATGATATTGCGGCTTTCGCTTCGGCGCTGATGACGATCCAGGAACTCAACCGGGCGGCGCTGGCCGGGGCCGGGAAAACAGTGACGGCTTCCCCTGAGGATCAAGCCCTTCTAAATATCATGCGCCAACACGGCGCGCTTGCTTATGGCAACAATCCAGCCGGCACCGGCTTGTTTGGCCTGATCCAGGGCGACACTGCCAGCATCAAACTACGCAAGCATTTGCAGGATCACATAGGCTTCTTCGGCGGCACAGTCATGGCTTCCATTGCCGACAACGGCGGGGCGCGGCACGTCGTGAAGGACGACACACTCTATGCGCGCTCACTGAGGGATACGTGACGGACGTTCCGGCTGAGGTTCCCAAAGCGGCAAACATCCACTGGACAGGCTGGGCCATCGCCCTCGGTTCGAGCGTCGCCTTCAGTATTTCCACGCCCATTGCCAAAGCGGCCATTCTGCTGGGCATGGCACCAGCCACCCTGCTGGTTTTGCGACTCCTCATTACCACGCTCTTGCTCTTCAGCACCACCCTGCTCACCGAGCCGGTCCGGCTTCGGATTGACCGCAGGCATTTAATGTTTTGCATTCTGGCCGGCCTGGCGAATGGTGTCGGGATGCTGGCCTACTTTTCATCGCTCACTCGTCTCGACTCCTCCATCGCGGCCATGATCTTTTCCATCAGCCCGCTGGTGGTGCTGGGCCTGCTGGCCTTGCGCGGCGAGCGGGTCACGCCCCGCAACGGCGCGCGGCTGGCGCTGGGGCTGGGCGGCGTATACTTGCTCATCGGCCCCGGCGGCCAGGTAGACTTGTCCGGCGTGGCGCTGGTGATGGTATCGGTGCTGGCTGTCCCGTTTCAACTGGTCATCATGCAATGGTATTTGCAGGCGCACGATCCGCGAACAGTGACGCTTTACATGGTGACGACAATGATGGCAGTGGCCATCGGCTGGTGGCTGGCTCAAGGCGCGGAGTGGCATGATCCGGGTTGGCGCGGCTGGTTGCTTGTTCTGACCCTGGCCTTCTTCAGCACCTATCTGGCCCGGCTTCTGCTCTTCCTCTCGGTGCGCAAGATCGGCGGCGGGCAAACCGGCCTGCTGGCCCCGTTGGAGACTCTGCTCACCGTGATCTGGTCAACGATCTTTTTGAACGAGCGACTCACGACAGTGCAATGGCTGGGCGGTCTTCTGATCCTGATCAGCGCCGGGTTAGCCGTCAACGTGCTGGGGCGGGCGCAGCGGAGAAAACAGACCTGACACGAAGATACCAGGACTCAAAGGCACCAAGCTGTTCCCTTTGTGGCTTTGTGTCTTCGTGCCTTTGTGGTAAAGACTACGGAGCAAATCTAAATGGGAACTACACGTTCTGAGAGGCGGGCCGCCCGGCGGCAACAGCGGTCGGAAATTCCGCTGGCTAAACTTCCCTTCCAGGAATTACGCAACCCTTTCCCGCCGCTGGAAATTGTGCCGCCTGAAGGCATCGAAAAGATTCACAACGCCTCGTTGGACTTGCTCGAAAATACCGGCATCTGCGTGATGGACGAGGAAGCCCTGAGCCTGTTTGAGCACGCGGGCGCAAGAGTCGATCACCAGAGCCAAATGGTGTGGCTGGATCGCGGCTGGCTGATGGAGATCGTCGCCAGAGCGCCGGCGGAGTTCACCTGGCGCGCCCGCAACCTGCAACGCAACGTCCGCATCGGCGGGAACAACATTGCCCTGGCCGCTAACGGCGGCATGGCTTACGCCTCGAATCTCGACGTGGGGCGGCGGCGCGGCACTTTGCAAGACTACGAGGCCTTCCTCAAGCTCGGCCAGATGTGCAACGTCATTCATATCAACGCCGGTGAACTGGTCGCCATTCAAGACATTCCGTCCTCGGCCCGTCACCTGCGCCGCCTGCTGGCCAACTTTCTTTACACCGACAAAGCCATTCTCGAAGCGGCGCACGGGCGCGTCATCCCGCTGGACTGTTTTGAAATGGCCAAGATGGTCTTCGGCACGCTCGACGGCGACCCCGTGTTTGGCGGCGTCATCAACGTCAGCAGTCCCTTGCGCTACGACAATCGCATGGCCGGCGGCCTCATCAGCTACGCCCGGGCCGGGCAAGTTGCCATTGTCACCCCGTTCATCTCAGCCGGAGCGATGGGGCCGATCACGGTCGCCGGCGCGCTCACCCAGCAAAACGCGGAGGCGTTGACGGGCATCGCCCTGACCCAGATCGTCAAACCCGGCGTGCCTGTCATCTACGGCAACTTCACCACGCCCACTGACATGAAGAGCGGCGCGCCCGCCTTTGGCACGCCCGAAGCCGCCTGGGCCACGCTGGCGAGCGCCCAACTCGCCCGCCGCTACAAGTTGCCGTTTCGCGGCAGTGGCAGTCTCAACAACTCCAAAGTGCCGGACGCGCAAGCAACGTGGGAAAGCCACTGGTCGCTGTGGCCGGCGCTGTTCGCCCACACCAACTTTGTCCTGCACTCGGTTGGCTGGCTCGAAGGCGGCCTCACTGCCTCATACGAAAAGTGGATCATTGACGCCGAGACGCTGGCGATGTTCTTCCACTTCTTCAAAGGCTTCGAGATCAGCGACGAGACGCTGGCTTTGGACATGATCGCCGAAGTGGGGCCGGGCGGCCACCACTTTGGCACGCCGCACACCCAGGCCCGCTTCGCCACTGAGTTCTATCAGTCCACCCTTGCCGACCGGCTTGGCTACGAAACCTGGCACGCGGCGGGCGAGTGGGACGCCACCAAACGCGCCCACGCCATCTGGAAAGAAATGCTGGCTCACTACGAACCGCCGCCCCTCGACCCGGTTCTCCAGCAGGCCCTCACCGAATTTGTTGCCCGGCGCGAGAAGGAACTGGAAGGAAAAAATCTCTACGATTGAACCTGTTCGTCAACGGATTTACCGGATTAAACGGATTTGCTTAAATCAATCCGCTAAATCCGTTCAATCCGTTGACGGCTCTTGCCTGACCACTCATGGCTTACAACTTCGATCAACTCATCAACCGCCGCCCGACCAATAGCAACAAGTGGAATTTTTACCCTGAAGACATTTTGCCGATGTGGGTTGCCGATATGGATTTTGTGTCGCCCCATCCCGTCATCAAAGCCTTGCGCCAAAAAGTTGAGCACGGCATCTTCGGCTACGAACTGCCGTCCGCTGAACTTATCGAAACCGTGTGTGACCGCATGGCCCGGCTCTACGGTTGGGCCGTCACTCCGCAACAAGTCATCGCCCTGCCCGGCCTGGTCACCGGCGTCAACGTCGCTTGTCGGGCCGTCGGCGGGCCGGGCGACGGCGTGCTCATCCAGACACCGGTCTACCATCCCTTCCTCAGCGCGCCCAAAAACAATGGCCGCCTCAGGCAGGATGCGCCGCTCACCTATGTCTCCGACGGCGATCATGCTTTTCATTACGAGATTGACTACGACAGCTTTGAAACTGCCATTCAGGATAACACCCGCCTGTTCCTGTTTTGCAACCCGCACAACCCTACCGGCCAGGTTTATACGCCCGAACAATTGACCCGGCTGGCCGAAATCTGTCTGCGCCATAATCTCGTCATCTGCTCCGACGAAATTCACGGCGAGCTTGTGCTGGGCAAGTCCACGCACACCCCGCTGGCAACACTCTCCCCCGAAATCGCCGACCGCACCATCACCCTCATCGCCCCCAGCAAGACGTTCAACATTGCCGGCCTCGGTTGTAGTTTTGCCATCGTCACCAACCCGGAACTGCGCCAGCAAGTGCAAATCGCCGCCGAGGGCATCGTGCCGCTCGTCAACGCCCTGGGCCTGGCCGCCGGGCTGGCCGCTTTCCGCGACGACCCGGAGGTGAATGACTGGCTGACGGCCCTGAAGCAATACCTGACGGCCAACCGCGATGTCTGGGTTGAGACTATCGCCCGCGAACTGCCCATGCTCAAGACCGCCGCGCCCGACGCCACCTATCTGGCCTGGCTCGATTGCCGGGGCGCGAACCTTGATCTTGATCCGTACGAATTCTTTTTGCAGAAGGCCAGTATCGGGTTCAGCGACGGCGCGATCTTTGGCGCAAACGGCCAGGGCTTCGTGCGCGTGAATTTTGGTTGCCCGCGCCCGCGATTGATGCAGGCATTGGAACAGATGAAAGCCGCACTGACAAACGACGGACGGACGACGAAGGACGGGTGACGAACGCTTCGCGCTTTCGTCTCCCGTCTTTCGTCCTTCGTCACCCAACATGGCCCGCAAAGACAAACGCATCTTCGGACAACACAACGCGCTGTTTGAACCCAATCTCGACTTCAGCCGCCTGCGCCACGAGCGTCTGGCAAAAGTCCAGCGCGAGATGGCCAAACGCGACATCGGCGCGCTGATCCTGACCGACATCATGAACATTCGCTATGCCACCGGCGTCAGCGTCATGCCGCTGTGGACGGCGGTCAATCTGGCACATTACGTGCTGGTTCCGGTCAACGGCGACCCCATCATTTACGAATACAACCAGTCGCGATTCATCGCCCGGCAATTCTGGTCGGACGTGCGCCCGGCGCATTACTGGCAACACCGCTTCGCCGATCAATATGCGCCCGACCTTTCCAACAGATGGGCTTCGGAGTTCAAAGACGTGCTTCAGGAAAAAGGGCTGGCCGGTTCCAAAGTGGGCGTAGACAATCTGGACTACTACGGTTTCACCGCCTTGCAAAACCAGGGCTTTCATCTAACGGACGCCGACGAGCCAATGGAAGCCGCCCGCGTCGTTAAATTGCCAGACGAGATCGAGCTTCTGCGTCAGTCCGCCGCTGTGTGCGAATCCGCTCTTTACGACGTGGAACAGGCCATCCGCCCCGGCATCAGCGAGAATGAACTGCTGGCGATCTTCTGGCATGGCATGTTGGCCCTGGGCGGCGAACACTGCTTCACCCGCCTCATCGCTTCCGGCCACAAGACCAATCCCTGGTTCCACGAAGCCGGGAGCAAACTGGTGCGCCCCGGCGACCTGGTGGGCATTGACACCGACATGATCGGCCCGCACGGCTACGTGTGCGACATCTCGCGCACCTTCCTTTGTGGCGATGTCGCCACCGCAACCCAAAAAGAGGCTTACAAAGTCGCCTACGATTTCATTCAAGGCACAATTGAGTTGTGCCAGCCCGGCGTCGCCTTTTCCGATTTTGCCAGGCGCATCCCGACCGTCCCGGAAGCTTATAAAGCGCAACGCTACTCGGTCATCCTGCACGGCATCGGCACCGACGACGAGCCGCCTTTCATTCCGTTCATTGATGATCTGAGGGGCGAAACCTTTGTGGACGGCGAGTTTCAAGAGAACACCGTCTTGAGCGTTGAGTTCTACGCCGGAAAAGTGGGCGAGCAGGACGGCGTAAAATTAGAGGAAGAAATCTGGCTTACCAAAGACGGGCCGGTGGTGATTTCGTTGTATCCTTATGAGGAGAAGTTGTTGAGGTGACATGACTCTCGATTCTCAACGCTCCGAACGCCGCGCCGCCCGCCGCCAGCAACGCTCGGCCCTGCCCCTGCTCAAACTCCCTTTTCGCCAACTGCGCAACCCTCTGCCGCCGCTGGAGATCATTTCGCCTGAACAAATCGAAAAACTGCATCAAGCCTCGATGCACATTCTCGAAAACGTCGGCCTGGACTTTTTGGACAAAGAGACGCTGGACGTTTGGGAGAAGGCCGGGGCAAAGGTGGATGCTTCTGCACGTCACGTTTGGCTGGATCGCGGGCTGGTGATGGAGGCCGTCGGCAAAGCGCCCGCGTCGTTCACCTGGCGCTCGCGCAACCCGGAAAAGAACGTCTTTGTCGGCGAGAACGCGATCACCTTTGCGCCTAACGGCGGCGTGGCCTACTCATCCAACTTCGAGACGGGACGGCGGCGCGGCACAATGGCTGATTACGAAAACTTCCTCAAGCTGGGGCAGATGTGCAACATTTTGCACTACGCTGGCGAGCAACTGGTCGCGCCGCAGGAGGTGCCGTCATCCATTCGCCACCTCAGACGGCTGTTCGGCGCGCTGACCCTCACCGACAAGGCCGTGATGGAAGCGGCGCACGGGCGCGAGATCACGGCTGACGCATTAAAAATGGTGAGGCTGGTATTCGGTGATTTAATCAGTGACGGCGGCCCCGTTATCGGCGGCATCATCAACGTCAACAGCCCGCTTCGTTACGATGATCGCATGTTAGGCGGCCTCATCACTTACGCCCGCACCGGGCAAGTCACCATCATCACCCCCTTCATCCTGGCCGGGGCGATGAGTCCGATCAGCATGGCCTCAGCGCTGGCCCAACAAAACGCGGAAGCCCTGGCGGGCGTCGCCTTGACGCAGTTGATCAGGCCGGGCGCGCCCGTCATCTATGGCGGCTTCACCACGAATGTGGACATGAAGAGCGGAAGCCCGGCCTTTGGCACGCCGGAGGGCGCGTGGGCGATGTCGGTCGGGGCGCAGTTGGCGCGGCGCTACAAGTTGCCGTATCGCGGCAGTGGCAGTCTCAACAATTCCAAAACGCCGGACGCACAGGCGGCTTATGAGACAATGTGGACGATCTGGCCGGCGATTCTGTCGCACACCAACTTCGTCATGCACTCGGTCGGCTGGCTGGAGGGCGGACTGACCGCCTCTTACGAGAAGTTCATTATAGACGCCGAAAACCTGGCGATGTTCTATCACTTCCTCAACGGCTTTGAGATCAGCGACGAGACGCTGGCCCTGGACATGATCGCCGAAGTGGAGCCGGGCGGCCACCACTTCGGGACTCCACACACCCAGGCCCGCTTCGCCACCGAGTTCTATCAGTCCACCCTCGCCGACCGGCTGGGCTACGAAACGTGGCATGCGGCGGGCGCATGGGACACGGCCAAGCGAGCACACGCCGTTTGGAAAGAGATGCTGGCGCAGTACGAGCCACCGTCAATGGATGCCGGCGTGAAAGAAGCGTTGAGTGAGTATGTAGCGAAAAGGGAGAAGGAGTTGGAGGGGAGGAGTCTTTATGATTGAAGCCCACACCGATGTCGTCGGCAGTTTGCTTCGCCCGCCGGAATTGTTGCAGGCGCGAGAGGATGTGGCGGCGGGCCGAATTTCGCAAGCCGAGTTCAAGCGCGTCGAAGATTGGGCGGTTGACGAAGCTATCGCGCTTCAAGAAGAGGCGGGGCTGGAGGTGATCACGGACGGCGAACAGAGGCGGCTGTCCTTTCAGAGCCAACTCCTGGAGTCGGTGGAGGGCGTTGGCGAGTGGGACATTGACGCTTTCTTGTGGGGCGACTGGAAGGGCATTGAGGGCGTGGTCGAAGACAAGAACACGCAACGCCCCAAAGAGCTGGGTGTGGTGAGCAAACTACGCCGCAAGCGCCACTTGTCTTCTGAAGAGTTTGTGTACCTGCGACGGCGCACGACGCGCATTCCCAAAATTACGCTTACCAGCCCCAGCCTGTACGCCAATTTGTGGTCGCCAGAAAAGTCGAAAGCCGCCTACCCGACCCTCGACAGCTTCCTGGCTGACGTGGTGGATATTATGCGCGACGAAGTCGCCGAGTTGGTCCGGCTCGGCGCGACCTACATTCAGATTGACGCGCCGCACTACCCGCTGTTGATTGACCCGAAGACTCGCGCCTTCTACGAAAGCCAGGGCTGGACATTGGAGCGATGGCTGGCGCGCGGCATTGAGATGGACAACGCCCTCATCGGCGATTTCCGCGAAGTGACGTTCGCCTTTCACCTGTGCCGGGGCAATCAGCACAGCCGCTGGCTGGTCGAGGGCGGCTACGATCTGATCGCCAAGCCGATCTTTCAAAACATTCGCGCCCAACGGTTGATGCTTGAGTACGACGACGCGCGCTCCGGCACATTCGACCCGCTCCAAGAAGTGCCCGACGACAAGACGGTAGTGCTGGGGCTGGTGACAACCAAAAGCCCGCGCCAGGAAACGGTTGAAGAGTTGGCGGCGCGCATCAAAGACGCGGCGCGCTTCGTGCCGCTGGAACGGCTCGGCCTCAGCCCGCAGTGCGGCTTCGCCACCTCCATCGGCGGCAACGCCCTCACCCTTGAAGATGAGAAGCGCAAGCTGAAGACAATTTGCGAGACGGCGAAAGTAGTATGGGGATAGAGAAAACCGCAAAGACGCAAAGGGCGCAAAGATTTTTCTTCGCGTTCTTCGTGCCTTTGCGGTTCAATTGGGAGGCTACTATGGTTCTCTGGCTGACCGAAAAAGATGTTCGTTCATTGCTCACGATGGAAATGGCGCTGGAAGCGGTCGAAGAATCGTTTCACGGGCTGGCCGAGGGCACGGCGACCAACATGCCGCGCCGCCGGATCAGTCACGAGCGCAACACCTTCCACCTCATGTTCAGCGCCGTCGGCTCGCGCAATGTCATCGGCGTCAAGGCCTACAACACCTACGGCGGGCCGGTGGATTTTTTGATCCCGCTTTACAGCACTGAGACCGGGCGGCTGATTGCCTTGATTGAGGGCGACTGGCTGGGGCGAGTCCGAACCGGGGCCGCCTCCGGGGTGGCAAGCAAATACCTGGCCCGGCCCGGCTCGAAGACGCTGAGTCTCTTTGGCACTGGCAGTCAGGCCCAAACGCAAATGCTGGCTGTGTGCGCCGCGCTGGGCACGATCGAGCGCGTCAACGTTTACAGCCGCAACGCCGAGAACCGGGCAACCTTCGTTGCCGAAATGCAACCGCAGGTGAAGGCGCAGATTGTGGCCGTGAACTCGCCCGAGGCAACACTTGAGGGCGCCGACGTGATTGCCACCATGACCACTTCCAAAGAGCCGGTGTTTCGCGGCGACCTCCTGCCGCCCGGCGTCCACATCAACGCCGCCGGGTCGAACCATGCCAGGCGCCGCGAAATTGACGGCGAAACCGTGCGCCGCTGTGCCCGCATCGCCGTCGACTCCATCGAGCAAGCCAAAATGGAGTGCGGTGACCTGATCGCCGCTGTGGAAGAAAAAATCACCCGCTGGGATGATATGATCGAGTTTGCCGACATCGTAGGCGGCAAAACGCCGGGCCGCTCCTCGCCCGACGAAATCACCCTGTTCGAGTCGCAAGGCATCTCGGTCTGGGACGTGGCAACGGCGGCGCGGGTGTATGAGTTGGCGGTGGAGCGAAGCGTGGGGCAGAAGATTGAAGAGTTTCATCGCGAAGAAAACAACTGACAGGTTTTGAAAGGACGCGCCTCTTATGACTCACTCCCAACTTCGTTCCCTCTTCTCCGTTGATCAACAAGTCCCCCGTCTCGACGGCACAATCGGGCCGTACATCAACTTCGACAACGCGGCTTCCACGCCGCCCATGCGGTCAGTGCAGGAAGCCGTCAACAACTTTATGCAGTGGTACTCGTCGGTGCATCGCGGCACGGGCTTCAAGAGCCAGCTTGCCACGCGCGCTTACGAACAGGCTCGCGAGATCGCGCTGCGCTTTGTCGGCGCCGACCCGAAAACGCACGTCTGTATCTTCGGCAAGAACTCAACCGAGGCCCTCAACAAGCTCGCCCGGCGCTTTCACTTTGAGGCCGGGCGAGATGTTGTGCTGGTCTCGCTGATGGAACATCATTCGAACGATCTGCCCTATCGCGCTGTCGCCAACGTCGCCCACGTGGCCGTGAAGCCGAACGGCGAATTGGACGAAGATGATTACGACCGCAAGCTGAAAGAGTACGCGGGGCGCGTGGCCCTGGTGGCCGTCTCTGGCGGGAGCAACGTCACCGGCTTCATCAACCCGGCGCGGCGGCTGGCCGAGAAGGCGCACACCGCCGGCGCGCAAATTCTGATTGACTGCGCCCAACTCGCCCCGCATCGCAAAGTGGATATAGGCGCGCTCGACGACCCTCAGCATTTTGATTACATTGCGATCTCGGCCCACAAGATGTACGCGCCTTACGGCACGGGCGCGCTGATCGGGCGGCGCGATACATTTGAACACGGGGAACCCGACTTGCGCGGGGGCGGCACGGTGGAGATCGTCACCGAGGACTCGGTGGAGTGGAGCGGCCCGCCCGACCGCGACGAGGCCGGTAGCCCGAACGTCGTCGGCGCGGTGGCGCTGGCGGCGGCCATCAAACAGCTTGAAGCAGTGGGCATGGAGACCGTGGCCGCCCACGAGGCCGAGTTGACCGAGCACGCGCTTCGACGCTTGAGTCAGATGGAAAGCGTTGAGTTATTGGGCGACCGCGACCCGGCGCAGGCCGGAACGCGGCTGGGCGTGATTCCGTTCAACCTGCGCGGCGTGCCGCACTTTCTGGCAGCGGCCATCCTCGGCCACGAGTTCGGCATTGGCGTGCGCAACGGCTGTTTCTGCGCCCACCCTTACATTTTGCATTTGCTGGCGTTGACGCCGCAAGAAACGGCGCGGGTGCGCGACGAAATGCTGGCCCACGACCGCCGGGAAATGCCGGGCCTGGTGCGCGCCAGCTTCGGGCTATATAACACGATTGAAGAAGTGGATCGGTTCGTCGAAGCGCTGGAGAAGATTGCCCGCAAAGAATACAAGGGCAGGTACAACCAGGATCGGGCTTCGGGTGACTATGTGCCTGAGGGGTGGAAGCCGGAGTTTGAAAATTATTTTCGGCTATGATTTTCGTAGAGGCGAAGCATTCGGCCCTCACCCCCGGCCCCTCTCCCGAAATGAGCGGCACATTTCGGGAGAGGGGAGAAAATCTCACATGCCACCAATCTCCCACAAAATAATTTCCGGCGGGCACAGGAAGCGCACGCGCGGCGCGCCTTTGCCTTCCATGCCCAGCCCGCGAGTGACGTAGAGCGTCAGGTCGTCCACCTGCCGCCGACCCACTTCAAATTGTTTGCCGTAAAGTGAAGCCGTGATCAGCGCCCCAAAAAACGGCAGGCGCACCTGGCCGCCGTGGGTGTGTCCCGATAGCTGAAGGTCAACCCCGGCCTCGGCGGCGTCCAACACGAGATCAGGGGTGTGATACAGCAAAATGGTGAACCGCGAGGGGCGGCTTCCCAACACCTCCACCAGCTTCGGCCCGTCCACAAACGGCTTGTGAGTGCAGACCAGTCCAACGAGATCGATCTCATAGCCGTTGTGGCAGATTGTCACTTTCTCGTCGCCCAGCCAGCGAAGGGGAAGGCCGTCGAGGAGCGGGGAAGGCACGACTTCTTCTTTATCCACCGCCGGGCTACCCGACACGGCGTACACGCCGAGCGGCGCCGACCACTGGCTGATGATCTCGCGCGCCTGCGCCTGGGCAACCGGATCGTGAATGTACGAAAGGTTGAGAAAGTCGCCGGAGAACAAAATGAGATCGGCGTTGAGGGTTGGGATGAGTTTGAGCAGTTCGCGCTCGCGGCCGGTGATGCGCTCAATGTGCAAGTCTCCAAGATGCAGGATGCGAAGCGGTTGGCCAGGCTTGAGTTTGGGCGATCTCAACGTTTGCTTTGTAATCGTCAAGCGGTGCGGCTCGATCCAAAAGCTGTAGATGACGAGCAGTGTGCCGATGATTTCCAATGACAAAGCAAAGGTGAGCGGCAGGAGGGCAAACGGTGCGCGCAGAACGGCCAGCGCCAGGGCAGGCGGCTTGGCCGGGCCAAATGATTTTCCGGCGCGAGGCAGGGCGGCCAACAACGCCCAGTCGCCGAGCATGAACAGCCACAGGCCAAATGTCTGCGGCCAGTTGCCCCACGTTGGCAAAACAGCAATGAACAACAAGACGGCGGCGAAGACGGGCCGAGGCAGGTTTTCGATGAAGTCCATGATGTGAAGCAGAACGTCGAACGAGTTGCCGTGAGTGCCGGGAAAGTTTTTGACTTTGGTGAAATCGGGTTTTGGGCGCATGAGGTTGCGGGTTAGAGGTTGGAGGTTTGAGATTGGAGCGGAGCGATCTTATCACACGACACGCGACAAACGACACTTGACACCCCTCGCTGGCCTGCGGTACACTGCCGGCACAATTAAATAAAGCAGAGAAGGTGCCCTGCACCCCGGATGGTCAGGGCATAAAGGCGAAGCCGGTGGCGTTCCATCATCGAACGGAGTCCGGCGCTGTTGCGCAACTGTAAGTTAGTCAGGTAGTCAGGTAGTCGAGTTGTCAGAGGGTCAAGTAGTCGGTTGACTACCAGACCACTCGACCATAAGACCAGCAGACTAACAAGCCAGGTCGCCCGCCTTCTCTGCGTTTTCCAGACCCTCGCAGAAAGGAGACGGGAAGATGTTAGATCAGCCCAAACCCCCTTAACCCCCTTGTTGTGAGATAAGGGGGTTTTATTTTTAGGTATTCACTCTGTCAAACGATAAACGTCAATTTTCAGGATAACGCTAATCATGTTCCGCAAACTACTTTTACCCTTTCTGGCGCTCACGCTGCTTTTGAGCGCATGTGCAACACCGGCCACCCCGGCCGTTCAGCCCGCCATCGAGCCGACGATAGCCCCGACCGTAGCGCCTACCGTCGAGCCGACGGCTGAACCAACCGCCGAACCAATCGCCCTCACCGACAGCTTAGGGCGCGAAGTGACGCTGGCCGCTCCGGCGCAACGAATCGTTTCACTCGCGCCGTCTAATACCGAAATCGCGTTTGCCATCGGCGCGGGCGGGCAGTTGATTGGCCGCGATGATTTTTCCGACTACCCACCCGAAGCCGCCAGCGTGCCCAGCGTCGGCAGTCTGTATCCCAACGTCAACGCCGAAGCTATTGTGGCCCTCAAACCCGACCTGGTGCTGGCCGCCGGAATCACCAGCCCGGACGACGTGAAAGCACTGGCCGATCTGGGCCTGACGGTTTACGCCACCAGCTACGCCGTCACGCTTGACGATGTTTACGGCGACATTCTCGCCGTTGGAAAGCTGACCGGCCACGCTGTCGAGGCCGAAAATCTGGTCGTCAGCATGAAGGCTCGCGTCGAAGCCATCTCGGCCAAGACAGCGCCT from Chloroflexota bacterium includes:
- a CDS encoding cobalamin-independent methionine synthase II family protein, whose protein sequence is MIEAHTDVVGSLLRPPELLQAREDVAAGRISQAEFKRVEDWAVDEAIALQEEAGLEVITDGEQRRLSFQSQLLESVEGVGEWDIDAFLWGDWKGIEGVVEDKNTQRPKELGVVSKLRRKRHLSSEEFVYLRRRTTRIPKITLTSPSLYANLWSPEKSKAAYPTLDSFLADVVDIMRDEVAELVRLGATYIQIDAPHYPLLIDPKTRAFYESQGWTLERWLARGIEMDNALIGDFREVTFAFHLCRGNQHSRWLVEGGYDLIAKPIFQNIRAQRLMLEYDDARSGTFDPLQEVPDDKTVVLGLVTTKSPRQETVEELAARIKDAARFVPLERLGLSPQCGFATSIGGNALTLEDEKRKLKTICETAKVVWG
- a CDS encoding ornithine cyclodeaminase family protein; the encoded protein is MVLWLTEKDVRSLLTMEMALEAVEESFHGLAEGTATNMPRRRISHERNTFHLMFSAVGSRNVIGVKAYNTYGGPVDFLIPLYSTETGRLIALIEGDWLGRVRTGAASGVASKYLARPGSKTLSLFGTGSQAQTQMLAVCAALGTIERVNVYSRNAENRATFVAEMQPQVKAQIVAVNSPEATLEGADVIATMTTSKEPVFRGDLLPPGVHINAAGSNHARRREIDGETVRRCARIAVDSIEQAKMECGDLIAAVEEKITRWDDMIEFADIVGGKTPGRSSPDEITLFESQGISVWDVATAARVYELAVERSVGQKIEEFHREENN
- a CDS encoding aminotransferase class V-fold PLP-dependent enzyme — protein: MTHSQLRSLFSVDQQVPRLDGTIGPYINFDNAASTPPMRSVQEAVNNFMQWYSSVHRGTGFKSQLATRAYEQAREIALRFVGADPKTHVCIFGKNSTEALNKLARRFHFEAGRDVVLVSLMEHHSNDLPYRAVANVAHVAVKPNGELDEDDYDRKLKEYAGRVALVAVSGGSNVTGFINPARRLAEKAHTAGAQILIDCAQLAPHRKVDIGALDDPQHFDYIAISAHKMYAPYGTGALIGRRDTFEHGEPDLRGGGTVEIVTEDSVEWSGPPDRDEAGSPNVVGAVALAAAIKQLEAVGMETVAAHEAELTEHALRRLSQMESVELLGDRDPAQAGTRLGVIPFNLRGVPHFLAAAILGHEFGIGVRNGCFCAHPYILHLLALTPQETARVRDEMLAHDRREMPGLVRASFGLYNTIEEVDRFVEALEKIARKEYKGRYNQDRASGDYVPEGWKPEFENYFRL
- a CDS encoding metallophosphoesterase; translation: MRPKPDFTKVKNFPGTHGNSFDVLLHIMDFIENLPRPVFAAVLLFIAVLPTWGNWPQTFGLWLFMLGDWALLAALPRAGKSFGPAKPPALALAVLRAPFALLPLTFALSLEIIGTLLVIYSFWIEPHRLTITKQTLRSPKLKPGQPLRILHLGDLHIERITGRERELLKLIPTLNADLILFSGDFLNLSYIHDPVAQAQAREIISQWSAPLGVYAVSGSPAVDKEEVVPSPLLDGLPLRWLGDEKVTICHNGYEIDLVGLVCTHKPFVDGPKLVEVLGSRPSRFTILLYHTPDLVLDAAEAGVDLQLSGHTHGGQVRLPFFGALITASLYGKQFEVGRRQVDDLTLYVTRGLGMEGKGAPRVRFLCPPEIILWEIGGM
- a CDS encoding ABC transporter substrate-binding protein, translated to MFRKLLLPFLALTLLLSACATPATPAVQPAIEPTIAPTVAPTVEPTAEPTAEPIALTDSLGREVTLAAPAQRIVSLAPSNTEIAFAIGAGGQLIGRDDFSDYPPEAASVPSVGSLYPNVNAEAIVALKPDLVLAAGITSPDDVKALADLGLTVYATSYAVTLDDVYGDILAVGKLTGHAVEAENLVVSMKARVEAISAKTAPLATRPNVFYETDDTDPSSPWTRGPNSYAESLINLAGGVNVGSVGSAQDFQMSLEEIVNQNPDIIIFSHASYSGRTPEQVMARPGWETIKAVEIGAVFAIDGNLIDRPGPRVVDGLEALAKLIHPELFK